A genomic segment from Sparus aurata chromosome 10, fSpaAur1.1, whole genome shotgun sequence encodes:
- the LOC115590427 gene encoding low affinity immunoglobulin gamma Fc region receptor II-a-like produces the protein MTKVPSNTSQWETSTGSVKIKLAFVSHSGAYWCENRSGERTDSVNITVTAGDVILESPALPVMERHSVTLRCRKRATSSNLPADFFKDGHFSGTGYTGEMTIDSVSRSDEGSYKCRISVAGHSAESWLAVGAYNTPTLHGPTPQDTPPNDGEETPTPPSSPGSIQLSILLPVLFIILCVAGLLLVVGLLQCRKHRAACFSSETPTTGSEGSQNICTVNQHGTEADPETSIYANVPRRKKKRGCREANLNAYVNVTYPAVTTKRSKRVSGDANQAQTNKAKQMKKRGHRAET, from the exons ATGACAAAGGTTCCCTCAAATACTTCTCAATGGGAGACATCGACCGGATCGGTGAAGATTAAACTAGCCTTTGTATCACACAGTGGAGCATACTGGTGTGAGAACAGATCAGGAGAGAGGACCGACTCTGTCAACATAACTGTCACTG CTGGTGACGTGATCCTGGAGAGTCCTGCTCTCCCTGTGATGGAACGCCACAGCGTCACTCTGCGCTGTAGAAAAAGGGCGACATCCTCCAACCTCCCAGCTGATTTCTTTAAAGACGGCCACTTCAGTGGGACTGGATATACAGGAGAGATGACCATCGACAGTGTTTCCAGGTCAGATGAAGGATCCTACAAGTGCAGAATCTCTGTGGCTGGACATTCTGCAGAGAGCTGGCTGGCTGTTGGAG CATATAATACTCCGACACTTCATGGCCCAACACCTCAAGACACACCACCAAACGATGGTGAAGAAACTCCTACTCCTCCTTCCAGCCCCGGTTCCATTCAGCTCTCCATCCTGCTGCCAGTTCTCTTCATCATTCTCTGTGTGGCCGGGCTGCTGTTGGTCGTGGGACTGCTTCAGTGTCGTAAACACAGAG CTGCATGCTTTTCATCAGAGACACCAACAACAGGATCAGAAGGatcacaaaacatttgcacag TGAACCAACATGGCACTGAAGCTGATCCAGAAACAAGTATATATGCTAACGTACCACGACGCAAGAAAAAAAGAG GTTGCCGGGAGGCAAATTTGAATGCATATGTTAATGTGACTTATCCGGCTGTCACAACAAAGAGGAGCAAAAGAG TGTCTGGAGATGCAAATCAagctcaaacaaacaaagcaaaacagatgaagaagagag GTCACCGAGCTGAAACATGA